Genomic DNA from Physeter macrocephalus isolate SW-GA unplaced genomic scaffold, ASM283717v5 random_1323, whole genome shotgun sequence:
CCAGATTCACTGAGCTCGCCCACTTCTCTTATGAACTATCTATGCTTTACATCCCTCTGTCAGAATGCTCACCTGTTCCTTACTGACTCTATACTAaggatatatatttaataatagcaTAGCCTATTTGCTTGTTTTATAGTGTTCTTCGATGTTAAGAAACCTGCAATTTTTACACAGTCCATTCTTTAttaccattgcttttttttttttttggtgtttttgtttgtttttttacttgtatttgcatttattttttgcagcatTTATTCCCGGgccataagtttttgtttcttcagtttcttctgggatatctttttcttctgggccAACCTCCCCTTCTGGTTTAGGAACAATCTGCTCTTTTTCAGTCAGGATCATCTCAGTGTGGCAGGGAGAGCTCATGTATGCTATGGGTTGATCCAACCATGAGCTCTGTAAGTCCTGCGCCGCATCTTGTGGGCTTTGTTCACCTGGATGCGCTCAATGACCAGAGAATCTACATCTAAGCCCTTAAGTTCAGCATTACTCTCTGCATTTTTGAGCATGTGCAGTAAAAACTCAACACAAAATCTTTTTGGGCCACCAATCCTGTGTCCAGCCCCACTGTTTGGCCTGGGCACACCTACCAACTCCACCATTGTAATGACGGAACGGCACACACTGCTTCTTTAAAGTGACATCCTTCAGATACTTGGTAGTTTTTCGGATATGCATACCCTTAATGGCCTGGGCTGTTTCACAAGTGTTCTTAAAGTGAACACAAATATTTGAACCTCTTGACTTGCATGATCTTGCGGGGTTTTCTGGGTCAAGTGAATAGTGAACCATTTTTAGAGGTCACCTCAGGCCGCTTACTGGAAAAGCTACCATTACTTTTAATGGTTAGAAAGTCCTCTAATACTCCTATTTAGgaatttttcataaaacaaacaGCAGAGAGTAACATTTTTTACTCCTACCTTTTGGTTTCCGTTTTTACACAGATTTCGAAATCTTTCTGCATATATTATTTGGTAGGAATAGGGCTCTTTGTTATTCTTTAGGGCTCTTTCCTAttccatgtatttattcttttagataaactacaataatcttttcaaattctAAACTACTGATGTggggatttaaaataaaatgttctaatcTTTTGAACTCATTACTAGTGAGGCTGGCTCACGGTCTTCTTGTACACTAGCCAGATCAGATTTTTTGCTATGGGTTGGAAGAGTTTTACAAaatggggtggggcgggggggattATAAGCTTTTTCTAATTCTGGTTTAATTTACACTGTTCAAGAACTAGCTTTTCTTCTTGAAACACGGAAAGAATTCACTGGCAAAAACAACAACGGGCCAAAGCCCTTTTGGGAGGTAATCCTTTGCTCAGCTGTAAAAGTgttcttaaaaatgcaaatctcttTTATACGCACCACcactatttctaattttgttagtGCTTCCTGGTGTCCCCACCCTGTGGTCAGAGCTGCCaggttggtttctttcttttctaagaacTAGGTTCGACTTTATTAAATGATGGAAACCACTGACTGCCGACTCATCTCCCACCTCGAATCCTTCTCGTTCTCCGCATTTAAGCGATTAGCCTCCTGGGCTTTCTCAGCCATCCATCTGGTGACCAGCTCCTGGTTTTCCTCAGTAGTCTTCCTCAGCTTCTCCTCCAGGGCAGTGAAAGTGATCTGCAGGGCATCATATTCGTCCTTCAGGGTCTGGTTGGCTCTTTCCAGGTCCTGAAGCTTAGTGCGTAGTTCCAGGCACTCGGTCTCGAGATCAGAGATGGTCTGCAAGCATTCTGCAATTCTGAAAACACGACGGGAGACAGATACTGCACAagagctgtgtgagcttgggcacCAACAATGACCTCAGCCATCACAGCAGGCACCTCActtggcccagcccagccccaggggttTACAGGACAATCCCATTAATGGAGAGGAAACACCTAGGGCAAAATTCATCCAGACTAGGAATGACTAGTTAAAGTACCTTTCAGAAAAGCAGGATGGGAAGAACGAGGGAGCTTTTGACGCTGAAATAGCACAGTAATGGGAGATTAAAAGGAGGCGGGTATCTTGGGCATTTCATCGGCTCTATCACTCACTGAGTGTGAACGCCTGAGCAGGCTCCCCACCTTTCTAAGCCTCTAGAGAGCCCTCTCTGCAGAGTGAGGGAAAAGGCACAGATGAAACCCAGGCTCCCCTCCAGCTCAAAGATCCTAGGATTTGGAGTCCCTGTTTATCTTGTCCGGTAGGCTTCTCCCAGATCAAGAACAACCCTGCCCACAAACTCATCCCCCCAGTGGCCGGGCACTGGGCTATCTTGGTCCCATCCCCACCACAGAAGACACCCACTCCCCCAGGCAATGGCCGTGGGGAGAACTGTGAATGCCTCAGGGACACTTCCAAGGGCGAAGCTGGCTTCTCAGGGGTGTGCTGGGGCCCTGGAGGTCGGAGGGCACTCTTCTTGCCTTTTCCATCCTCAGAGGGTAGAAAAGGACCCCAGGCTATGTATGCACAGAAACGAAACTTGTGCTGAGCCCAGTGTGGCTACTGTTTGCCACTGATCACCACTGGCCCCTCACAAGCGTACAGTAAAACAGACAGTGAGATCCCACGACCAGTCCCGAAGGAAGTGTGCTCTTTACTCACTTGGCTTCATTCATCTGCATCTCCTTGTCCTTCTGCTGCATTTGGTTATTCAGGTCAATCACCAACTGAGCTAACTGGGGGTAAAGAAGAACACTTTCATTAACAAGAGACTTTAGGACCTCAGTTGGAAACTCATAATTGCGggttactttaaagaaaaaacaggtgCCTGTGCGGTGGGGCCAAGGCACCAAGAAGAAACGAGCTGGGTGGCCGAGAGGAGAAGGGCCAGCGGGGCTGCGCGGGGGTGCGGTGTGCGCTTTCCCTGTTGAAGGCAGCCTTGGATAGACGAGCAACGCTCCAGGTGACTGCCAGGTTCCTGCTGAGAACGCCTGGCTACCCCTCCACCCCAGCTACCTTTTCCAACTCTTTAGCTGATAATCAATTCAGCTGAAGTGATGGTAAGTTGCGCTTTTTCATAACTTGCCATTAGACCACCACCCAGCGTAAATTAAACACAGTCCAGGACTTGAATCTTCCTAATGAATTTTTCTGAAATTGCAGGTTTCACGCTTTATGAAGGTATTAGTTAAGACTTTCAGTCAATCAAGGAGTAagcttctttcttttcatgtttctccACTTGTACCTTTCATGCCATCTTGGAGCATGACAACCTGGTTGTTATCTCAATGGCTTGCCCACCTGCTGACAGAGGTCTCacatcttttctgttgtttcactCCCACAGATAGAGCTGGTGATGCCGTATGTAGCCAGGATGGCTGCAAATTCCAGTGGGagtgcctgccccaccccccgacccccaaGACAGACGAGGAGAGGAGCTATCTTTACCTCCCCACGTTTCTTGTGTAATTCCGTCAGCTCTTCTTGGTGTTTAATCCTCAGCTGGGCCATTTCTTGCAGCTGACTATCATTCCATGCACCGTCATGTCCAGGACTAAATGCCCCAACCAGGCAGATGAAGAGAACGtgcaaacaagagaaaaaaaatcagacccCAGACCCCTTCCATCAGGCACTGGAACAACAGCTTTAGAATTTCAAACCTGTACATGACAACACAGCCAAGAAAGCAGTTCAGTTCTCCAGGCCAAGAGAGTTATAAGTCACTACAAACCTAAAGTAGAAAGTAGGAGATGTGAGACACAGGGTAAAACCAACCAACCACAACCCATACCACCAGCTGCGTCAGGAATAAAGGATGGGTTCTGGAATAAAGTTCAGGTAAACGGGGAGGAGACAACGAGGTCCACTCACCCGACAAGTATCTGAGTGCcggctctgtgctaggcactgttttgGTGCCTAGCGGGGAGAAGGCAGGGAACAGGAAGCTCTACAATCGGCTAAGAGTAGACAGACAACAAATGAGTAGATGGATGGAGTCAGGTGGTCAGATGTGCTGTGAAGAAAAACTAAGCAGTGTAAAGAAGGGAACAGAGCAACAGGGCTCCTGTTCCACGTGGGGTAATCAAAGGCATCCTGAGAGGTGACACTGGACTGAAGACTGGAAAGAGTGAGGGACAAGCCGTGCgggcccgggggcggggcccTGTGagtggagggaacagcaagtgctgGAGAAGCTGGGGGCAACTGTGACCGCAGCGCCCGGGGCAGGGGGTGCAGGGAGGATCGGGGAGGCCACGCAGAGCCTCGCAGGCCCCCGAGGACTGTGGCTTTTCCTATGCATGACTGGAAGCCGCCGAGGGTTTTGAGGAATGACTTACGTTTTGAAAGGATCGCTACAGTTGCTGGGTGGAGAGCACACTGCAGGGGTTAAGGGCCGAAACAGCGAGACCGGTTAGCAAGCTATTACATATTCCAGACTCAGCAAGTGCAGATCAGGACAAGGTGACGGCAGCGGAGGCAGTGAGACGTGGTCAGATCCTAGCTAGATCCACCCTGGAGAGACTGCAGAACTTGCCTTTGAATTGGTTGTGGGGAATGAGAGAAAGACAGGAGTCGAGGATGACTCCAAGGCTTTTGGCCTGAGTGGCTGATCAAAGGTAGGCGTCACCTACTGAGGCAGAAGGACTGGGGCAAGAGGTCGGGGGAGGCCTGAAGAGTGATTTCACCGTGGACATCCAAGTGGGCATGTCGAGTGGAAATTGCGTATTGTTAAGAGTCTGAACTTCAAGTAAAGAGGTCCAAGCTGGAGGCTGACATATAGAAGCTGTCAGCAAACAGATGTATCTAAAGCCATGGACGGAGCTCAGGCCACCTCGAGAGTCAATGGAATTTGCAAAACTTCGCAGGTGTTTGCATACTACCTCAGAAATAACAGCAGGTGAACAGAACGGTGGATTTGTAACTCAGGAGAGGGGTCTTGGCTGGAGCTACAGGTGTAAATTATCAGACTACAGTGAGTAGCTGAAACCACTGCCCAGAGAAAGCAcacagatggagaaaaggaaggtGGCTGGCAAACTAGGATGCCACCATCTGAAGCGGGGGCAGGGGCACTATCTCTTCCCAATGACCGATAAGAATAAAGAGGGAAAAGGCAGCAGAATGATGCTCCCTCCTAAATCTACCCTCCATCTCTAAAAGCATTTTTCTTACATGTTCTAAGAGACACTAATATTGCATTCTTTGAGGCAACACAGTGCTTCCCCAATCTTGGCCCATGAACCAGAAGCCAAGAGACTAGAAAGCGGCACATACCTTATAAGAAACCACCCTAAATTAGGCAGAAGAAGCAACAGGCCTGGGTGATTGATTGCATATGGggattagaaggaaaagaaataatttttatcaaatcCCCTTATTTTAACACAAAGCAATGTGAaataagcaaaacataaaactagtctggggtttccctggtggcgcagtggttgagagtccgcctgccgatgcaNNNNNNNNNNNNNNNNNNNNNNNNNNNNNNNNNNNNNNNNNNNNNNNNNNNNNNNNNNNNNNNNNNNNNNNNNNNNNNNNNNNNNNNNNNNNNNNNNNNNNNNNNNNNNNNNNNNNNNNNNNNNNNNccggtccgggaggatcccacatgccgcagagcggctgggcccgtcagccatggccgctgagccggtccgggaggatcccacatgccgcagagcggctgggcccgtcagccatggccgctgagccggtccgggaggatcccacatgccgcagagcggctgggcccgtcagccatggccgctgagccggtccgggaggatcccacatgccgcagagcggctgggcccgtcagccatggccgctgagccggtccgggaggatcccacatgccgcagagcggctgggcccgtcagccatggccgctgagccggtccgggaggatcccacatgccgcagagcggctgggcccgtgagccatggccgctgagcctgcgcgtctggagcctgtgctccgcaacgggagggaccacaacagtgagaggcccgcataccgagaaaaaaaacaacaacacaaaactaGTCTGTTCCTCCAAGGAGCTGAAGAGGATCCTGAGAAAAGGCAAGGATACAGGGCACTCATTCCTCTGCTCAAGCCTTTTACCACTTCCAATTTTATTCATAAGAAAAGTCAAACTTCTTACAAAAGCCCAATAACAGTGCTTCactaggcagaaaaaaaagaatcacctagAGAGTAGGTTTTAACAGAttcttgggccccatcccagaaCGATTCATCAGGTCGATGAAGAAAAGGGTcaataatctgcatttctaacatgctCCCGGGTGTCTCGGATAGTTCACAAGGACTAAGTAACcactaaagcagtggttcttatATGTTAGAggtcatcagaatcacctaaagGGTTCTTAAAACAAGACTACTGGATGCCACCCCTAGAGTTTCTGAAAACAGGGGCTCTGGGGTGAGGCCCaacattctgcatttctaacaaatctCTGAGGCTGCGGTCTAGCAAGCATACTGAGAAAACTGTTGGAATCAACTATTTCCCAGGATGAGTTTcactttgatttattcagtaagCAAAGGGATTAAAACACTTAAGAGAGGAGTCAGATAACTGATGAGATAAAGCTTTTTAAGCAcagtgtgttttaagattaactAGAATGGGACAGGCAGGACTTGAGAGCCCAGAAGAGAGAAAGCAGCCAACCAGATCCCCGTCTTCTGTGAATGCCTGTATCCTACTAGCACACATCTCACTGAGCTACTCTCCCCCACGAGGCTCAGGTCCTTGCGAACAAGGACTCTTGGctttttcatctctgtatcccaACGCCTGGCCCACACTGCAGTCACAAAATGACTGAGTGAACGAGACCCCTGCCATAGTCTAGAAATGGAAGCATAGGTAAGCAACGCAGCTCGGTGGCACACAAATGCAAACCAAGGGACAGATGCACAGGACACTGTGGTCAAAGACTCAACAGGCCTGGGTGACtgcaaagggggaggggcaggacaccAAGGGAAAAAGGAATCATAGCTGACTTGAGGAAAATAAGGATACTGTTAACAGAAACGAGGCAGTCAGGAAGAGGCCTGACTGTGAACACAAGTTTGCAGGAAGGACAGACTTCCAGTTAAATTACCACCCCAGTGACACTCAGTTAAAAGAatgttgtatatttatttattgtacctTTCCAAGCAAATGAGTTTCGCTGACAGATAAAGGATGCAGGAATATAGTCACCAAGAGGCTAACcagatagaaataaaatgtttcaagttTTCAGTTGACTGAATTTAGATGAAAAAGGGCGAAATGGATTCTCTACACCTAAAGTTGACCAGAACACAGCAGCTAATATTTTAAATCCTGCAGAAGGCCTCCCAGGACCACAGCTAGGCACGATCTCCTGAATTGTTCTTAAGCAAAAATGGAACCTAGGCCGGGCCATCTGTTCCTCTTTCTACTCCGGTCTGCCTGGACACCATCCCACCAGATGAGGAAACACGGATGGCAAGTAGTTAGCAGATATGGCTATAggagtaaatgaaataagctacacccagcatttgtttttttcctaaaatccTAAATTACCATCAACTTTGTTTTTACAATTGCTAAATGTTAGCTGATATGCAAAAAAGCTTGTGGATTTTAGAGCAACAATGGGTACTGTTCCCATACAAACCACAAAATTTAATATGCAAACGTGATGAACAAATGGAAAAGGAGGACAGTAAGACTCTAGAATGATTCCCTTTAAGCCGCTCTGATGAAGTATGGCTTTAAGGTTTTCTTGGACCACGACCCTCAAAAAGAGATAGTTTACATGAACGACCCAAGTAAAGATACTAAACTCCCCACCATGAACACATACTCACATATTTAGTGAAGCAATACTTACCCTTCctataaaatgcagatttctgcctaatctttcttcaaaaaaaaaagctttctgcaACCCACTGGTTTGACCGCACACTAAGATTCATGGAAACAACACTGAACTAAAAAGGATCACATAGACCTGTAGCGCTTATGTTTACAGGCCAGTCAATCCTGTACTGACAAGATCTATGTAAATCTGCTCAAGAATGCTTACTTGTCTGATTATTTAGAAAAAGTGAACCCTGGCAGGCTACAGGAGGAACTGGCCTGGTTACTCGCCTTAAGCAATTTCTCAAGCTCACATCGTACTGATGATGAGCCTTCTAGGTGGGTAGCTACctaccttcaaaaaaaaaaaaaaaagttaaatagttAGTTATTTGGCTTCAGAAGTTTTTACTTGAAAGGAACTGACAAAAAGTGGAGCACAAACACAGTACTTGGTTTGCTTCAAAATCAGGGAAGTGACAAATGAACTGAgacaaatttcaattaaaaaggaGACAAATAATACAGGATAGTTTCAGAATGCCTTATCTCAGGAGACACAAATAATACAGGATAGTTTCAGAATACCTTATCTCATGCCTGTTTGGTATGTCATGCTTTTCAGCTTGTAGCTTATGGGCCAGCACTGAATGAAGATCTGACTTTTCCAGCAACTTGTTatctagcaaagaaaaaaaaagttattacaacCTAGGTATACTTTATTACTACCTAACATCTTATAAAGATTTGGACCAAAGAAATAACCAGAAGATGACTGGGCACGTTTCACTTTTACGAGGTATCAAAGTACTAGGCCCTGTACTTTACCACTGATTACAGCAATCGTCCAAACTCCAGGCACATGCACTCCTTCGACGCTTCCTGGCCCGAGCACAGGCAGCCCAGACAAAGGAACCTATGAAAAATCACTCCAAAATGCCCCCGTGCCCATGCTTTCTACTCCCACAGCTACCTGTTTCTACCTGGGAAAGAGGCAACAAACATACCAAAACACAATGGAAAAGTGAAGTGCTATGCACCTCTAAGTAACAGAGGAAAGCTTTACCTtattatatttggaatttttttaaaaagatttttttaatgtggatcatttttaaaaagtctttagtgaatttgttacaatattgcttctgctttatgttttggttttttggctgtgaggcatgcgggatcttagctccctgaccagggatcgaacccacaccccccgcACTGGAAGGCcaagtcttaagcactggactgccagggagtccCTGGAATATTTAATCTAAGATCAGGGCACTAGGGATACAAATACAAACCAGagtccctgacctcaaggagctaAAAAAGtgtaatgggggtgggggtgggggtggggtggggtggagatcaagtataaaaaggaagaatgaactTTTAGTCATTTtctcagatggtttcacaggtgaagacGACAGACAGTCCAAGCGGAAGGTCTAGAGAGCTGTTCAGTAAGTGGCTAGAAATAAAAGTTTGCACCAACACATGAGAGGGCAGGATGAGAAATTCAGACCTCTTCTTACTGGCAATAGCGaaacaacagattttaaaagcagGCAGTGACATGAAAAGATATCAATTAGTAAGAAGTGAAAGATTATTCTGAGGTTCCCTGCTCGTCCAACTGGGTGCAAGATCCTAACATGCCAGAGAACACAGGAGCAGAGAGctcaaggaagaaaatgagtCCTTGGAACTTAATAAATGTGACAGGGAACACAGTGcagaaattcagaagaaaagtCAGGGCAAGAAATGGCATGCGTGCTGGGGGCTGGTGAGATCATTAGTGGAAGAGGGTGCACAAAGCAGAACAAGAAAGTCACCACGGGAAACTTACAGAAAACCCACACCTGACGGGGGCTTTCACAGATCCCAAACATCTGAAATTAGCACTGCTTCACAGCAAAAGTTGGAGAGGGTTTATGCTAGTGACTATTCCTGTTAGAATAGCTTATCTTTCCTCTTAAAGAGTTGAGTCCTACTTCTTGATATCTAAAAATGGAAATCGTGGGCAGAAACAGAAACACTATCTTCatcaatattaatttaataaattagcTCAAGAGAACAGGGAAGTGATTCCAACCTTGAATGTTCCTCAGTGTCAAAGGGCTCTAATAAGATCTTCAAAATGTTACAGCTAGGTGCCCTGTGATATCAAAGACATGAGGTATCCAAGAGGGATCCTTCTTAAAAGTTCCTCTCACTCAAAGGCCACCTGCTGTCCCCATAgcctcttttcatctttctcttcaGGCTCAGAGGCAGGACTGAACAGGAAACTCTGGTTGACTGCTTTGGGAAGCGAGGAATGAAGAGTGAGGCTGTTCCACAGTCAAACTAGAAGTGATCTCCCAAATGTCAATCCCCTGCCTCAACTGCAGATTTTAACAGGCCAAGGTTGTCTTGCCCTCTTGTCCCTCCTCTCAGCCTCCTCTCCTAGCTCCCGGGCATGCATTACTCACTATAGCTGTTTTAAGACATGTTCCCTCTTCAGGACTGACCTGTCTTTCTGACTTTCCTCCAACATCCTCCACCCCTTCAAGATGTCCATTTTCAAAGTGCAGAAAAACATTCAATTGTGTCAATGTGATTACAAGCACCTTCCATTTATAGACAGTTACGTAAATGGCTTTCAAAGCACTTATATGCACAGCACTGTGTTTATGAAGCAGGCAAGGTGAGCTTcacccctattttatagatgcagCAAGCCAGACTCAGGTAAGTGAGGCTATAAGGGGAGTGTCGTCAGACCTCCAACCCAATTTGACTTTCAGTGTGTATTAGCTTTTAAAGAATAAGCATACGATGAAATACCCGATGACCTGAATTTATGTAACCCATGAGGAACCGTTTCAGCAAGGAGTTTCCTGTGCTTCTGGCTTTCTGAAAGAGCACTGGGCTGCCAGCTTCTTAAGAGTGTAAGGAATTAGCACAGGAGTGGCACATTCATCatctcccttttctccccattttagtTAAGAGGATGGGCTCAGTGAAAGCAAGGAAGGCCGTTTCTTGGGGGACCCAATGAGAGAGGCAAAAGTGCAAAAAAGTCAGGAGCCATCAAGTCTGTGTCCAAATCCAGGCCCTATCATTAATCTGCTGTACCTCCCCAGCGGAATGACTTAATCTCTCtcagtctcaatttcctcatttgtaaaaagggcAACAGGACCTGCTTCATAGAATTTTCGGAAAGATAAAGTGAAACGACACATGCCAAATATTTACGACAGCACTCAAGCTTGTCTCTACCTTAGAATTACTTGGGGATCATCAAGAAATACTGACACCTGTGTCCCACCTCTATTACTGGGGTTTCGTTGGTCTGGGATGTGGCGTGggctttacaatttttaaaagatccccaCCTGATTCTAATGTGCAGGTAAGTTCAGGAACCATAAATTTAGCACAATCAGAATTCAATAAAGGGCACCTACTATTACACTGAACTGCATCATCAACATGATTTGAGATCTGCAGGCTTACTTCAAGGGGGAGACGGAACCAGAGGTCCGAAGAGTGCCCCGTTTCTTCCCCCAAATGTGTCGTCAGTTATGGTAAAATGGGGCGGGGGGGCAAAGAAATGCTCTTTAGAAGGCGTCTAAGGGC
This window encodes:
- the LOC114485325 gene encoding autophagy-related protein 16-1-like, producing MSSGLRAAVFPRWKRHISEELRRRDRLQRQAFEEIILQYNKLLEKSDLHSVLAHKLQAEKHDIPNRHEISPGHDGAWNDSQLQEMAQLRIKHQEELTELHKKRGELAQLVIDLNNQMQQKDKEMQMNEAKIAECLQTISDLETECLELRTKLQDLERANQTLKDEYDALQITFTALEEKLRKTTEENQELVTRWMAEKAQEANRLNAENEKDSRWEMSRQSVVSII